In one Sporomusa sphaeroides DSM 2875 genomic region, the following are encoded:
- the allB gene encoding allantoinase AllB gives MSKRYDVIIRNGVLVCPEGVKTADVAVCDEKIVEIAAEIAGDAKEVIDATGKYVFPGATDGHVHFNDPGRTEWETITTGSSALAAGGGVLYFDMPLNSSPCTLDAKNFNAKLAVAQQDSLVDYGFWGGFTPKNLDKLEELAECGVIGFKAFSCFSGIDEFERADDYTTLVGMEKLARLGLPLMVHCENAEITRDLTALALANNKTTVRDYFAARPPITEIENVSRMISFAEETGCKLIIAHISTAKAVELVTQARMRGVDVCCETIGHYLILTDDDVEQLGTVAKCSPPIRNTANQTKLWAKLLNDEIAFVSSDHSPCDPKLKDGEFLKVWGGISACQTTLSSLLTHAYHARKVPLADIAKLTSQNVNEIFGIQGKGKIAVGYDGDFALVALDKEFTLKAEDLFYKHQVSPYVGDTFRGTVTQTILRGTTVFKDGKIVSKPIGKHVRPNK, from the coding sequence GTGAGTAAACGGTATGATGTAATTATCAGGAACGGGGTTCTTGTCTGCCCGGAAGGTGTAAAAACAGCCGATGTTGCTGTTTGTGATGAAAAAATTGTGGAAATAGCCGCAGAAATAGCCGGGGATGCGAAAGAGGTTATTGATGCAACCGGAAAATATGTATTTCCCGGAGCGACCGACGGCCATGTGCATTTTAATGATCCGGGCAGAACCGAGTGGGAAACCATCACCACCGGCAGCAGCGCTTTAGCAGCAGGCGGCGGTGTCCTCTACTTTGATATGCCGCTGAACTCAAGTCCCTGCACGCTGGACGCCAAAAATTTTAATGCCAAGCTGGCGGTGGCACAGCAGGACTCGCTGGTTGACTACGGCTTCTGGGGCGGATTTACTCCTAAGAATCTGGACAAGCTGGAAGAACTTGCCGAGTGCGGGGTAATTGGCTTTAAAGCATTCTCGTGCTTTAGCGGTATTGATGAATTTGAAAGAGCAGACGATTATACCACGCTTGTCGGCATGGAAAAGTTAGCCAGGCTCGGGCTGCCGCTGATGGTGCATTGTGAAAATGCCGAAATTACCAGAGACTTGACGGCGCTGGCTCTAGCAAATAATAAGACCACGGTGCGTGATTATTTTGCCGCCCGTCCGCCCATTACAGAAATAGAAAATGTTTCCCGCATGATTTCTTTTGCCGAGGAAACCGGCTGCAAATTAATCATTGCCCATATCAGCACCGCCAAAGCCGTTGAGCTTGTTACCCAGGCAAGAATGAGAGGCGTTGATGTCTGCTGCGAAACCATTGGACATTATTTGATTCTTACCGATGACGATGTTGAGCAGCTGGGTACTGTGGCCAAATGCTCGCCGCCGATTCGGAATACTGCCAACCAGACCAAGCTGTGGGCGAAACTGTTGAATGATGAAATTGCCTTCGTATCTTCCGACCATTCGCCCTGCGATCCCAAGCTGAAGGATGGGGAGTTTCTGAAAGTCTGGGGCGGCATCTCAGCCTGCCAGACCACGCTTTCATCCCTGCTCACCCATGCTTACCATGCCAGAAAGGTTCCGCTTGCCGATATTGCAAAATTGACTTCGCAAAATGTGAACGAGATCTTTGGGATTCAAGGCAAAGGGAAAATTGCTGTCGGCTACGACGGGGACTTTGCTCTGGTAGCATTGGATAAAGAATTTACCCTGAAGGCCGAGGACCTGTTCTATAAGCACCAAGTAAGCCCATATGTCGGCGACACCTTCCGGGGGACTGTGACGCAAACCATTCTCCGCGGAACTACCGTTTTCAAAGACGGAAAAATTGTGTCAAAGCCTATCGGCAAACATGTAAGACCTAATAAATAA